In one window of Frigoriglobus tundricola DNA:
- a CDS encoding alpha/beta fold hydrolase, translated as MPLCKLPASGLTIGYDETGTGTPLVLLHAFPLDRGMWRPQLAALGEAARVVALDLPGFGESSPAGTGIEGAADAVAEFLAVHDVSKAVVCGLSMGGYVALALARKHPDTLAGLVLADTRAGVDDRTTKANRTKSIALVEEQGSAALFETMLPKVVSEHTLTGRPDVIERLKALAARQPAPSVIAALGALRDRPDANPGLKAITVPTLVLVGEYDAVTPPLSAANLSAQIRRSTLLHIPGAGHLSNVENPDAFNAAVCGFVAGLK; from the coding sequence ATGCCTCTCTGCAAGCTGCCGGCGAGCGGGCTGACGATCGGGTACGACGAGACCGGGACCGGCACGCCCCTCGTGCTGTTACACGCGTTCCCCCTCGACCGCGGCATGTGGCGCCCGCAACTGGCCGCCCTCGGGGAAGCGGCGCGCGTCGTCGCGCTCGACCTGCCCGGCTTCGGCGAGTCGTCGCCGGCCGGAACGGGCATCGAGGGCGCCGCGGACGCGGTGGCCGAGTTCCTGGCGGTGCACGACGTCTCGAAGGCGGTCGTGTGCGGGCTCTCAATGGGCGGCTACGTCGCCCTCGCCCTGGCCCGCAAGCACCCCGACACGCTCGCCGGCCTCGTCCTCGCCGACACGCGCGCGGGGGTGGACGACCGGACGACGAAAGCGAACCGGACGAAGTCCATCGCGCTGGTGGAAGAACAGGGGAGCGCGGCCCTGTTCGAGACGATGCTCCCGAAGGTGGTGAGTGAGCACACGCTCACCGGCAGGCCCGACGTGATCGAGCGGTTGAAGGCGCTGGCGGCCCGGCAACCGGCCCCGAGCGTGATCGCGGCCCTGGGCGCGCTCCGCGACCGGCCCGACGCGAACCCCGGGCTGAAGGCCATCACGGTCCCGACGCTCGTCCTCGTCGGCGAGTACGACGCGGTCACGCCGCCGCTGTCGGCGGCGAACCTGTCCGCGCAGATCCGCCGCAGCACGCTGCTGCACATCCCCGGTGCGGGGCACCTGTCGAACGTCGAGAACCCGGACGCGTTCAACGCCGCCGTGTGCGGCTTCGTCGCCGGGCTGAAGTGA
- a CDS encoding ribonuclease R family protein, whose translation MPDLLAKILHAVTAKSYVPLKAKPLFKRLNLGADAYPEFRRTVRELIRTGRLTMGRNNTLRAGDAHGSVTGVYRRAASGHGFVRPHTVGGVFKPEIFIREDKALDAATGDEVMVRVTREATHIKDAAGEIVRVLERATRTFVGTYFERDREGLVRIDGNAFTHSVIVGDASAKGAKPQDKVVIEMLRFPTPDERGEGVVTEVLGPHGKPGVDTLSVIRAFGLPEAFPEAALAEARQVASQFSESDLSDREDFTNDLVVTIDPPDAKDYDDAVSVAIDPKTKHWVLTVHIADVAAFVKPGGALDTEARKRATSVYLPQKVIPMFPEVISNGLASLQEGKVRYVKTVQMEFTPGLQKGHVRFANGAIRNRKRFTYDEVQALLEALNAEPGTRNESPADDAGSSVPRSAVRVPGSEDDLLPMLRRMRDLALLLRKKRFKRGSLQLEMPEAVLEYDADGRVSGAHFAEHNLSHQIVEEFMLAANEAVAEHFTRYEVPFLRRVHPAPNEEKLEAFAQFADLLGHPMKRAQDRFELQRVLDATADKPERAAVHFALLRSLKQATYSPIQDEHYALASQHYCHFTSPIRRYPDLQVHRLLDKWVRTGSASANVEELAALGEHCSKMERRAETAERELVKTRILAYLSGRLGERLDAVITGVADYGFFAQAERFPAEGLVHISSLVDDYYWFDESAHTLEGRRTRRRFRLGDRVRVEVARVDLQRRMLDLRLADPKGKPEDGGSGAPLNPAPSSKREGGAGEPAGGFPHPKRGKRRK comes from the coding sequence ATGCCAGATCTTCTCGCGAAAATCCTGCACGCCGTCACCGCCAAGAGCTACGTCCCGCTCAAAGCGAAGCCGCTGTTCAAGCGGCTCAACCTGGGCGCCGACGCGTACCCCGAGTTCCGCCGGACGGTGCGCGAGCTGATCCGCACCGGGCGGCTCACGATGGGCCGCAACAACACGCTCCGCGCCGGCGACGCGCACGGGTCCGTGACGGGCGTGTACCGCCGGGCCGCGTCCGGGCACGGGTTCGTCCGGCCGCACACCGTCGGCGGCGTGTTCAAGCCGGAAATCTTCATCCGCGAGGACAAGGCCCTCGACGCCGCGACCGGCGACGAGGTGATGGTCCGCGTCACCCGCGAGGCCACACACATCAAGGACGCCGCCGGCGAGATCGTCCGCGTGCTGGAGCGCGCCACCCGCACGTTCGTCGGCACCTACTTCGAGCGCGACCGCGAGGGGCTCGTCCGCATCGACGGCAACGCCTTCACGCACAGCGTCATCGTGGGCGACGCCAGCGCGAAGGGCGCGAAGCCGCAGGACAAGGTCGTCATCGAGATGCTGCGGTTCCCGACCCCGGACGAGCGCGGCGAGGGGGTGGTCACGGAGGTACTCGGCCCGCACGGCAAACCGGGCGTGGACACGCTCTCCGTGATCCGCGCGTTCGGGCTGCCGGAGGCGTTCCCGGAGGCCGCGCTCGCGGAAGCGCGGCAGGTCGCGAGCCAGTTTTCGGAAAGCGACCTCTCCGACCGCGAGGACTTCACGAACGATCTCGTCGTCACCATCGACCCGCCCGACGCGAAGGACTACGACGACGCGGTGAGCGTCGCCATCGACCCGAAGACGAAGCACTGGGTGCTGACGGTCCACATCGCGGACGTGGCCGCGTTCGTGAAGCCCGGCGGCGCGCTCGACACGGAGGCGCGCAAGCGCGCGACGAGCGTGTACCTGCCGCAGAAGGTCATCCCGATGTTCCCGGAGGTGATCTCCAACGGCCTGGCGTCGCTGCAGGAGGGCAAGGTCCGGTACGTGAAGACCGTGCAGATGGAGTTCACGCCCGGGTTGCAGAAGGGACACGTCCGGTTCGCCAACGGCGCGATCCGCAACCGCAAGCGGTTCACGTACGACGAGGTCCAGGCGCTCTTAGAAGCTTTGAACGCGGAACCCGGAACCCGGAACGAGAGCCCAGCCGATGACGCAGGTTCTTCTGTTCCGCGTTCCGCGGTCCGGGTTCCGGGCTCCGAGGACGACCTCCTCCCCATGCTCCGCCGGATGCGCGACCTGGCGCTCCTGCTCCGCAAAAAGCGGTTCAAGCGCGGCTCGCTCCAGTTGGAGATGCCCGAGGCCGTGCTGGAGTACGACGCCGACGGCCGCGTGAGCGGCGCGCACTTCGCGGAACACAACCTCAGCCACCAGATCGTCGAAGAGTTCATGCTGGCCGCCAACGAGGCGGTGGCCGAACACTTCACCCGGTACGAGGTGCCGTTCCTGCGCCGGGTCCACCCGGCGCCCAACGAGGAGAAACTGGAGGCGTTCGCGCAGTTCGCCGACCTGCTCGGGCACCCCATGAAGCGGGCGCAGGACCGCTTCGAGCTCCAACGCGTGCTCGACGCGACCGCCGACAAGCCCGAGCGGGCCGCCGTCCACTTCGCGCTCCTGCGGAGCCTGAAGCAGGCGACGTATTCGCCGATTCAGGACGAGCACTACGCGCTCGCGAGCCAGCACTACTGCCACTTCACCTCGCCCATCCGCCGCTACCCGGACCTCCAGGTGCACCGCTTGCTCGACAAGTGGGTCCGGACCGGCTCCGCGTCCGCGAACGTCGAGGAACTGGCCGCGCTCGGCGAGCACTGCTCGAAAATGGAGCGCCGCGCCGAGACCGCCGAGCGCGAACTCGTGAAGACGCGCATTCTCGCGTACCTCAGCGGCCGGCTCGGCGAGCGGCTCGACGCGGTCATCACCGGCGTCGCGGACTACGGCTTTTTCGCCCAGGCCGAGCGGTTCCCGGCCGAGGGGCTGGTCCACATTTCGTCGCTCGTGGACGACTACTACTGGTTCGACGAGTCCGCCCACACGCTCGAGGGGCGCCGCACCCGGCGGCGGTTCCGGCTGGGCGACCGCGTGCGGGTCGAAGTGGCCCGCGTGGACTTGCAGCGGCGGATGCTCGATCTTCGACTAGCCGACCCGAAGGGGAAGCCGGAAGATGGAGGGAGCGGTGCGCCGCTGAATCCCGCTCCCTCTTCGAAGCGCGAGGGGGGAGCGGGGGAACCTGCGGGCGGGTTCCCCCACCCGAAGCGCGGGAAGCGCCGGAAGTAG
- a CDS encoding 3'-5' exoribonuclease YhaM family protein encodes MARRFVEQLRDGDNLEDVYLVTDKQLRANRNGNPYLLLELRDRTGGIQGRMWNAGDHVARGFDPGDFLYVTGKVQLFQGALQVIVTAVERTEAEKIDFADFLPQTEQSIPKLTDRLRGYLLRLGNPHLRALAECFLMDDAFMRSFTTCPAGVKLHHAYVGGLLEHVVSMMDAADKLLALYPAVDRDLLLMGVFLHDAGKTRELTYGRAFGYSDEGQLVGHIPIAVALLAETAAKVPDLTGEPFPRELMLRIQHMILSHHGELNHGSPKVPMTPEAMLLHLIDLTDTRMHMVLRDLKEDRNNPSAWTPYNHNLGRRIYKGGALGDLFGESGGGYD; translated from the coding sequence ATGGCCCGCCGATTCGTCGAACAGCTCCGTGACGGTGACAACCTCGAAGACGTGTATCTGGTCACGGACAAGCAGCTTCGCGCGAACCGGAACGGCAACCCGTACCTCCTTTTGGAACTCCGCGACCGCACCGGGGGCATCCAGGGCCGGATGTGGAACGCGGGCGACCACGTCGCGCGCGGGTTCGATCCGGGCGATTTCCTGTACGTGACCGGTAAGGTGCAACTGTTCCAGGGCGCGCTCCAGGTGATCGTCACCGCCGTCGAGCGGACCGAAGCGGAGAAGATCGATTTCGCCGACTTCCTGCCGCAGACCGAGCAGAGCATCCCGAAACTGACCGACCGGCTCCGCGGCTACCTCCTGCGGTTGGGCAACCCGCACCTGCGGGCGCTGGCCGAGTGCTTCCTGATGGACGACGCGTTCATGCGGTCGTTCACCACCTGCCCGGCCGGGGTGAAGTTGCACCACGCCTACGTCGGCGGGTTGCTCGAACACGTCGTTTCCATGATGGACGCGGCGGACAAGTTGCTCGCGCTCTACCCGGCCGTGGACCGCGACCTGTTACTCATGGGCGTGTTCCTGCACGACGCGGGCAAGACGCGGGAGCTGACCTACGGCCGCGCGTTCGGGTACTCGGACGAGGGGCAACTGGTCGGGCACATCCCGATCGCGGTGGCGCTGCTGGCGGAAACGGCGGCGAAGGTGCCGGACCTGACGGGCGAACCGTTTCCGCGGGAGCTGATGCTCCGCATCCAGCACATGATCCTGAGCCACCACGGGGAACTTAATCACGGCAGTCCGAAGGTGCCGATGACCCCCGAGGCGATGCTCCTGCACCTGATCGACCTGACCGACACGCGGATGCACATGGTCCTGCGCGACCTGAAGGAGGACCGCAACAACCCGTCCGCGTGGACCCCGTACAACCACAACCTGGGCCGCCGCATCTACAAGGGCGGCGCGCTGGGCGACCTCTTCGGCGAGAGCGGCGGCGGTTACGACTGA
- a CDS encoding thiol-disulfide oxidoreductase DCC family protein, translated as MSVGEVSLHEPPAPRADPAKGKAVVLFDGMCRLCQRAVRTLEPLDWFKRLHFQDCRDTAHWPPSAVPLTLKALLSEMHLVTPDRKRAPTGFRAFRWMAWRLPLLLPLAPLLYLPGVPWLGNKVYLWIARNRYNLVPCNDGGCRVPLGARTTEGAHQRAEESV; from the coding sequence ATGAGCGTTGGCGAAGTGTCGCTCCACGAACCGCCGGCGCCCCGCGCCGACCCCGCGAAGGGGAAGGCCGTCGTCCTGTTCGACGGGATGTGCCGCCTGTGCCAGCGCGCCGTGCGGACGCTCGAACCGCTGGACTGGTTCAAACGCCTGCACTTTCAGGACTGTCGCGACACGGCCCACTGGCCGCCCAGCGCCGTTCCCCTGACCCTGAAGGCGCTGCTCTCGGAGATGCACCTCGTCACGCCGGATCGCAAACGAGCCCCGACCGGGTTCCGGGCGTTCCGGTGGATGGCGTGGCGCTTGCCGCTGCTGCTGCCACTCGCCCCGCTCCTGTACCTGCCCGGAGTACCGTGGCTCGGCAATAAGGTGTACCTCTGGATCGCCCGGAACCGCTACAATCTGGTGCCGTGCAACGACGGCGGGTGTCGCGTGCCGCTCGGGGCGAGAACTACTGAGGGCGCGCATCAGAGAGCGGAAGAATCCGTATGA
- the panB gene encoding 3-methyl-2-oxobutanoate hydroxymethyltransferase translates to MSAVIPPKQITAPEFRAAKARGAKLAVVTAYDYTSARLCDEAGVDCILVGDSVGMVVQGHPTSLPVTLDEMIYHTRCVMRGVRRALVVADLPFLTYQVSPRQAVRSAGRLMKEGGAHAVKLEGGVRMRAAVRACVDAGIPVMAHVGLTPQAVHQLGGFKVQRDAEQLLADGAAVEAAGAFAVVVESVPAELGAKLTAAVTIPTIGIGAGAACDGQVLVFHDMLGLFPDFKPKFAKRYADLGGAVKTAVESYCREVRDGSFPAAEHTFR, encoded by the coding sequence ATGAGCGCTGTCATACCGCCGAAGCAGATCACCGCCCCCGAGTTTCGCGCTGCGAAGGCCCGCGGCGCGAAACTCGCGGTCGTCACGGCCTACGACTACACCTCCGCGCGGCTGTGCGACGAGGCCGGGGTCGATTGCATCCTGGTCGGCGACTCGGTCGGCATGGTGGTGCAGGGGCACCCGACATCGCTGCCCGTCACGCTGGACGAGATGATCTACCACACCCGATGTGTGATGCGTGGCGTCCGGCGTGCGCTGGTGGTGGCGGACCTGCCGTTCCTGACGTACCAGGTCAGCCCGCGGCAGGCGGTGCGGTCGGCCGGGCGCCTTATGAAAGAGGGCGGCGCGCACGCGGTGAAGCTCGAAGGCGGCGTGCGGATGCGCGCGGCGGTCCGGGCGTGCGTGGACGCCGGTATCCCGGTGATGGCCCACGTGGGGCTGACACCGCAGGCGGTCCACCAGCTCGGCGGCTTCAAGGTGCAGCGTGATGCGGAGCAGCTTCTCGCGGATGGCGCGGCGGTGGAGGCCGCGGGCGCGTTTGCGGTGGTGGTCGAGAGCGTGCCAGCGGAACTCGGCGCGAAGCTGACGGCCGCGGTCACCATCCCCACGATCGGGATCGGCGCGGGCGCGGCGTGCGACGGTCAGGTACTCGTGTTCCACGACATGCTCGGACTGTTCCCCGACTTCAAACCGAAGTTCGCGAAGCGCTACGCCGATCTGGGCGGGGCGGTAAAAACGGCGGTGGAGTCGTACTGCCGCGAAGTGCGGGACGGGAGCTTCCCGGCCGCGGAGCACACGTTCCGGTGA
- a CDS encoding WD40 repeat domain-containing protein, translating to MIVLHRKGERGRIDLLLFAPDCQSLFASSNNGASLWSGLPNAVPRHVFPNYRYIRRARFIPDSRYLITDYNALTIHDLSDGTERHFELWSHYLSYFDLAPDGRLLLIAQINRDPPSGWIACCSVDNPTPRDAVWSGELSRSLRISPTCVAGNRFVLMESWWEQSLMRGVFRYVTRSLKTGEELVSVEGPEIGDFPPVVTPDGRFLAGLQNACVIVLSVEDFSKSAATLRNDNRKYFTNIAFHPSGRYLGATSNDATVKLFDTTTWEVARTFTWDIGRMRSIAFSPDGVLAAAGSDTGKVVVWDVDI from the coding sequence GTGATCGTGCTCCATCGAAAGGGCGAACGCGGACGAATCGACCTGTTGCTGTTCGCCCCTGACTGTCAGTCGTTGTTCGCGTCGAGCAACAACGGCGCTTCACTCTGGAGTGGTTTGCCTAATGCAGTGCCACGACACGTCTTTCCAAACTATCGTTACATCCGGCGTGCACGCTTCATACCGGATAGCCGGTATCTGATCACAGACTACAACGCCCTGACTATTCATGATCTCTCCGACGGCACAGAGCGTCATTTCGAACTCTGGAGCCATTATTTGAGTTACTTCGATCTCGCGCCCGATGGCCGTCTCCTGTTGATCGCACAGATCAACCGAGATCCGCCTTCGGGATGGATCGCATGCTGTTCCGTAGACAATCCCACACCCAGAGACGCTGTGTGGTCGGGGGAACTGTCTCGTTCGCTTCGGATTTCTCCAACCTGCGTCGCTGGAAATCGCTTTGTTCTCATGGAGAGTTGGTGGGAACAGAGTTTGATGCGCGGCGTGTTCCGCTACGTCACTCGGTCCCTCAAGACCGGTGAAGAACTCGTCTCGGTAGAAGGTCCTGAGATCGGCGACTTCCCACCAGTCGTTACCCCGGATGGTCGCTTCCTCGCCGGCTTGCAAAACGCGTGCGTAATTGTCCTATCCGTGGAAGACTTCTCGAAATCTGCGGCGACCCTACGTAATGACAATCGGAAGTACTTCACAAACATCGCGTTTCACCCGTCCGGCCGCTACCTCGGCGCGACCAGCAACGACGCCACCGTGAAGCTCTTCGACACGACCACCTGGGAGGTCGCCCGCACGTTCACCTGGGACATCGGCCGGATGCGCAGCATCGCGTTCAGCCCCGACGGCGTCCTCGCGGCAGCGGGGAGCGACACGGGCAAGGTCGTGGTGTGGGACGTGGACATCTGA
- a CDS encoding WD40 repeat domain-containing protein, with the protein MTGIAVHPRGPVACARTNGTVTLGDADTREPFRTLDWKAGKLVSVAFAPDGALGAAGTEDGKIIVWDVDL; encoded by the coding sequence GTGACGGGCATCGCGGTCCACCCCCGCGGGCCGGTCGCGTGCGCGCGAACCAACGGCACCGTCACCCTCGGGGACGCCGACACTCGCGAACCGTTCCGCACCCTCGACTGGAAGGCCGGGAAGCTGGTGTCCGTCGCGTTCGCCCCCGACGGCGCGCTCGGCGCCGCCGGGACCGAAGACGGCAAGATAATCGTGTGGGACGTGGACCTCTGA
- a CDS encoding GspE/PulE family protein, whose amino-acid sequence MAKGRGDFADILLKKKLIGPDQLAEAESVASQTGLKLQDAIIKQQYLTANEVMSAVAEHYGMQFVDMTDLTIPKSVIELVPESVARENVVLPLELEGNTLKILTADPTNYDTVQKLQFILNKEILPVLAVQEQIQEAINRNYGQSETESVDSMLVEFTDTAIEFTQTESVASMANADDSDAPVVRLVNLIIQEAINLRASDIHIEPFADRVRVRYRIDGILAERDSAPRRLLAPLLSRLKIMGQIDISEKRRPQDGRIKMTVQGKHFDLRVSLLPTVHGQSAVMRILDRGNIEVSIRDLGFAEEDYLRFQQIIKRPNGIFLVTGPTGSGKTTTLYSALNELNRPDRKIITAEDPVEYYLPGINQVEVKHGIGLDFARIIRAMLRQAPNIILVGEIRDKETAEIAVQASLTGHLVFSTLHTNDAPSAVTRLSDIGVAPFLIASSVIAIMAQRLVRVNCPKCKEPYQPHAGELRGAGVKQEQLAKATFMKGRGCNHCRQTGYRGRAGIFEMMRMTSVIRELTFAQAPAQEIRRKARSSGGMKSLLDDGILKACRGVTTLEEVLSTCHAEVLVTEEV is encoded by the coding sequence ATGGCCAAAGGCAGAGGCGACTTCGCGGACATTCTGCTCAAGAAGAAGCTCATCGGCCCGGACCAGCTCGCTGAGGCCGAGAGCGTCGCGAGCCAGACCGGCCTGAAGCTGCAAGACGCGATCATCAAGCAGCAGTACCTCACCGCCAACGAGGTCATGTCCGCCGTTGCCGAACACTACGGCATGCAGTTCGTGGACATGACCGACCTGACCATTCCGAAGTCGGTCATCGAACTGGTGCCCGAATCGGTGGCCCGCGAAAACGTCGTGCTGCCGCTGGAACTCGAAGGCAACACGCTCAAGATCCTGACGGCCGACCCGACGAACTATGACACCGTTCAGAAGCTCCAGTTCATTCTGAACAAGGAGATCCTGCCGGTTCTCGCGGTGCAGGAACAGATCCAGGAAGCCATCAACCGCAATTATGGCCAGAGCGAAACCGAGTCCGTCGACTCGATGCTCGTCGAATTCACCGACACGGCCATCGAGTTCACCCAGACGGAGTCCGTCGCCTCGATGGCGAACGCCGACGACTCCGACGCGCCCGTCGTCCGGCTCGTCAACCTGATCATTCAAGAGGCGATCAACCTCCGGGCGTCGGACATTCACATCGAGCCCTTCGCGGACCGTGTCCGGGTCCGGTACCGGATCGACGGCATCCTGGCCGAACGCGACTCGGCCCCGCGCCGCCTCCTGGCACCCTTGCTCTCCCGTCTGAAGATCATGGGTCAGATCGACATCAGTGAGAAGCGCCGGCCACAGGACGGCCGAATTAAGATGACGGTCCAGGGGAAACACTTCGACCTTCGTGTCAGCCTCCTGCCGACCGTCCACGGTCAGTCTGCTGTGATGCGAATTCTGGACCGCGGCAACATCGAAGTCAGCATTCGCGACCTCGGCTTCGCCGAAGAAGATTATTTGCGATTCCAACAGATTATCAAGCGTCCCAACGGCATCTTCCTGGTGACCGGCCCGACCGGGTCTGGGAAGACCACCACACTGTACTCGGCGCTGAACGAACTGAACCGTCCTGACCGCAAAATCATCACGGCGGAAGACCCGGTCGAATACTACCTCCCCGGCATCAATCAGGTAGAGGTGAAGCACGGGATCGGGCTCGACTTCGCCCGCATCATTCGGGCAATGCTCCGACAAGCGCCTAACATTATTCTTGTCGGCGAAATCCGCGACAAAGAGACCGCAGAAATCGCTGTGCAGGCGTCTCTGACTGGACACTTGGTTTTCAGTACACTTCACACGAACGACGCGCCTAGCGCTGTGACGCGGCTCAGCGACATTGGGGTGGCCCCGTTCCTCATCGCAAGCTCGGTCATCGCGATCATGGCCCAGCGCCTCGTTCGGGTGAACTGCCCGAAGTGCAAAGAGCCGTACCAGCCGCACGCCGGCGAACTCCGGGGAGCCGGCGTAAAGCAGGAACAGCTCGCCAAAGCTACATTCATGAAAGGCCGCGGCTGCAACCACTGCCGCCAGACTGGTTACCGCGGGCGGGCGGGTATCTTCGAGATGATGCGGATGACTTCGGTCATTCGCGAGCTGACCTTTGCGCAGGCCCCGGCGCAAGAGATTCGTCGTAAAGCTCGCAGTTCAGGCGGGATGAAGTCGCTCCTCGACGACGGCATCCTGAAGGCCTGTCGCGGAGTGACGACACTCGAAGAAGTGCTCAGCACCTGCCATGCAGAGGTGTTGGTGACGGAAGAGGTCTGA
- a CDS encoding type IV pilus twitching motility protein PilT has protein sequence MEKLLATVIQLKASDLHISVGQPPVVRHQGRMKKLDLGGLILDNDDTTGLMKSITPDRCQQELQSKGGADFAIEYVDGYRFRVAVFKQKGTVGMVLRRIPSQFLTFEQLRTPEAIRSLIIRPRGLMLVTGPTGSGKTTSLASMINFLNDNYDRHIITLEDPIEYFHKHKKSTVNQREIGIDVPDFKEGLRRALRMDPDVILVGEMRDLETIRAALEAAETGHLVFGTLHTSGAASTVDRVVTVFPENEQDQIRTQLAGSLIGVLSQALLPRKPEGLIAAYEMMVVTPAIRNLIRENKTYRIDSSVQTGRKHGMFLLDDALFRLWREDLCEKEEVLLKSSRPNDLAAKIAHAERGIEDDDEEGDEDEEEDDEEEDDDK, from the coding sequence ATGGAGAAGTTGCTGGCCACCGTCATTCAGTTGAAGGCCAGTGACTTGCACATCAGCGTCGGGCAGCCGCCCGTGGTGCGCCACCAGGGGCGCATGAAGAAGCTCGACCTCGGTGGCCTGATCCTCGACAACGACGACACCACCGGGCTCATGAAGTCGATCACGCCCGACCGGTGCCAGCAGGAGCTCCAGTCGAAGGGCGGAGCGGACTTCGCCATTGAGTACGTGGACGGCTACCGGTTCCGCGTGGCCGTGTTCAAGCAAAAGGGCACCGTCGGGATGGTGCTGCGGCGCATCCCCAGCCAGTTCTTGACGTTCGAGCAGCTCCGCACGCCCGAAGCCATCCGCTCGCTCATCATCCGGCCGCGCGGGCTGATGCTCGTGACCGGGCCGACCGGCTCCGGCAAGACGACCTCGCTCGCGTCGATGATCAACTTCCTCAACGACAACTACGACCGGCACATCATCACGCTCGAGGACCCGATCGAGTACTTCCACAAGCACAAAAAGAGTACCGTCAACCAGCGGGAAATCGGCATCGACGTCCCGGACTTCAAGGAGGGGCTCCGCCGGGCGCTGCGTATGGACCCCGACGTGATCCTCGTGGGCGAAATGCGGGACCTCGAAACGATCCGTGCGGCCCTTGAGGCCGCCGAAACCGGGCACTTGGTGTTCGGCACGCTGCACACCTCCGGTGCCGCCTCCACCGTGGACCGGGTCGTGACCGTGTTCCCCGAAAACGAGCAGGACCAGATCCGCACCCAACTCGCCGGCTCGCTCATCGGCGTGCTGTCTCAGGCGCTCCTCCCGCGCAAGCCGGAAGGGCTGATCGCGGCCTACGAGATGATGGTCGTTACGCCCGCCATCCGGAACCTGATCCGCGAAAACAAGACGTACCGCATCGACTCGTCGGTCCAGACCGGCCGCAAACACGGCATGTTCCTCCTGGACGACGCGCTGTTCCGCCTGTGGCGCGAGGACCTGTGTGAAAAAGAGGAAGTTCTCCTGAAGTCCAGCCGCCCCAACGACTTGGCCGCCAAGATCGCCCACGCCGAACGCGGCATCGAGGACGACGACGAGGAGGGCGACGAGGACGAGGAGGAGGACGACGAGGAAGAAGACGACGATAAGTGA